A region from the Desulfobacterales bacterium genome encodes:
- a CDS encoding CHASE2 domain-containing protein codes for MSLIKTNWINIISAIIIACIFFQVMMFTEWIDITENIYYDLWTCIHKSEQDNLNTVIIKIDDKTWFEHRDQPLVFWGPHFAKAIEVLKKVEVRIIGLDFLFLVNPEDWLKKFGEELDYLARTYDISMRTKLNEGGVILSCIIAETEDMRHERIMPRFDYLAVLPNFNQDVGISNFYTDLDGVIRDFIPKYDINTEPNIPFATLLAIKALNINPADEVWDFGSYKIKDKFKPLPIGFIGPPKTIQRLSFSKLLKDNAINDPEIKSLKNKIIIIAEENTGNQDVHQTPYSRFFLGLKGKLMTGPEVQANIVETIISGKFPENLPLWFLWLYFIFFILIATLFFFNMSFVKAGFLLFFMCGFSGLVSYIFFTFYFKVPSVNVQLGMMISYLFSIGIRLLSSEKKREQLRKIFSKYVPDKIVDELISKNELPDIGGDEVEITILFSDIRNFTAISEKLLPIEVVEMLNEYFTKIYDCVLEEGGIIDKFIGDAVMVLFGVPLKGENHALKGIKCAIKMQEIANKFRFNLKEKFTDKNIPEFRIGIGIHTGKAIVGNIGSKERMEYTAIGDSVNIASRIESSTKELGWCIAVSDDCVKSVKAPNVLTIINSKIIEIKGREKKIEVHEVKIQN; via the coding sequence ATGTCTTTAATAAAAACAAATTGGATTAATATAATTTCCGCTATTATAATTGCTTGTATTTTTTTTCAAGTAATGATGTTTACAGAGTGGATAGATATTACAGAAAACATATATTATGATTTGTGGACTTGTATTCATAAGAGTGAACAAGATAATTTAAATACAGTCATTATTAAAATAGATGATAAAACTTGGTTTGAGCATAGAGACCAGCCATTAGTATTTTGGGGACCTCATTTTGCAAAAGCTATTGAAGTTTTAAAAAAAGTCGAAGTTCGTATAATTGGACTGGATTTTCTTTTTTTAGTGAACCCTGAAGATTGGTTAAAAAAATTTGGCGAAGAATTAGATTATTTGGCTCGAACTTATGACATTTCTATGAGAACTAAACTTAACGAAGGAGGCGTTATACTTTCATGTATTATTGCAGAAACTGAAGATATGAGGCATGAAAGAATTATGCCTCGATTTGACTATTTAGCTGTTCTTCCTAACTTTAATCAAGATGTAGGTATTAGTAATTTCTACACCGATTTAGACGGAGTTATTCGTGATTTTATTCCTAAATACGATATTAACACCGAACCTAATATTCCTTTTGCAACTTTGCTTGCTATAAAAGCCTTAAATATTAATCCTGCAGATGAAGTTTGGGATTTTGGCTCTTATAAAATTAAAGATAAATTTAAACCTCTTCCGATAGGTTTCATTGGCCCTCCTAAAACAATACAAAGACTTTCGTTTTCTAAGCTTCTTAAAGATAATGCTATAAATGACCCTGAAATTAAAAGCCTTAAAAATAAAATCATCATTATAGCCGAAGAAAATACAGGAAATCAGGATGTCCATCAAACTCCATATTCTCGTTTTTTTTTAGGATTAAAAGGCAAATTAATGACCGGGCCGGAAGTACAGGCTAATATTGTTGAGACAATTATTTCTGGGAAATTTCCTGAAAATTTGCCTCTTTGGTTTTTGTGGTTATACTTTATATTTTTTATTTTAATAGCGACTCTGTTTTTTTTTAATATGTCCTTTGTAAAAGCAGGCTTTTTACTATTTTTCATGTGCGGATTTTCAGGCTTAGTATCTTACATATTTTTTACATTTTACTTTAAAGTTCCATCTGTTAATGTTCAATTGGGAATGATGATTAGCTATCTATTTTCTATTGGCATTAGGCTATTAAGTTCAGAAAAAAAAAGAGAACAATTAAGAAAAATTTTTAGCAAATATGTTCCAGATAAAATTGTTGATGAACTTATATCTAAAAATGAGCTTCCAGATATTGGTGGAGATGAAGTTGAAATAACTATCCTATTTTCTGATATACGAAACTTCACGGCAATTTCAGAAAAATTATTACCTATAGAAGTTGTTGAAATGCTTAATGAATATTTTACGAAAATATATGATTGTGTATTAGAAGAAGGTGGAATTATAGATAAATTTATAGGTGACGCGGTTATGGTTTTATTTGGAGTCCCTCTAAAGGGTGAAAATCATGCGTTAAAAGGAATAAAATGTGCTATTAAAATGCAGGAAATCGCTAATAAATTTCGTTTTAATCTAAAAGAAAAATTTACAGATAAAAATATTCCAGAATTTCGTATTGGTATAGGCATTCATACAGGAAAAGCAATTGTTGGAAATATTGGTTCTAAAGAAAGAATGGAATATACGGCGATAGGGGATTCAGTTAACATAGCTTCAAGAATTGAAAGTTCAACAAAAGAGCTTGGATGGTGTATAGCTGTTAGTGATGATTGTGTTAAATCTGTTAAAGCCCCTAATGTTTTAACAATAATAAATTCTAAAATTATAGAAATAAAGGGACGCGAAAAAAAAATAGAGGTTCATGAGGTAAAAATACAAAATTAG